A section of the Terriglobia bacterium genome encodes:
- a CDS encoding ABC transporter permease, with protein sequence MNRMLAIVERELRKFFRSPALMLVAMVFPLVQLVILGNAFGGKVRNTTLAVVDQDHGPQALRVIEMLRAVHANANTFTPVIYDNQQHAVEDVRNAKVEGAIVIPPEFSRRVYEKTRPQIGLVVDNTDAFISSAYVEKLQGLVQALNTPDVQPVMVQQVALSVVELYPYIEYMKYLLPGSITLAMFVAVMIGGGIVYIDDKARGVHEGYLVTPITKLELVMGLNLAGALKAIGSGIVITVIGSLLSGMGTTFHPVRLLWLLLMIVLTSTAFICMMSMIMARVDDPLVPRAIFGILNTLLFFPSGAIYPVAAFPAWLRAIATIDPFTYAVHGFKALLLKEAGLAAIWPDLLYLSVFTAVTLGATTALFKRTL encoded by the coding sequence ATGAACCGCATGCTGGCCATCGTGGAGCGCGAACTGCGGAAATTCTTCCGCTCGCCCGCGCTCATGCTTGTCGCCATGGTCTTTCCCCTGGTGCAGCTGGTGATCCTGGGCAACGCCTTCGGGGGCAAGGTGCGCAACACCACGCTGGCGGTGGTGGACCAGGACCACGGCCCGCAGGCGCTGCGCGTCATCGAGATGCTGCGCGCCGTCCACGCCAACGCCAACACTTTCACGCCCGTGATCTACGACAACCAGCAGCACGCCGTGGAGGACGTGCGCAACGCCAAGGTCGAGGGAGCGATCGTGATCCCCCCGGAGTTCTCCCGCAGGGTGTACGAGAAGACCCGCCCCCAGATCGGCCTGGTGGTGGACAACACCGACGCCTTCATCAGCTCGGCCTACGTCGAGAAGCTGCAGGGGCTGGTCCAGGCGCTGAACACGCCCGACGTGCAGCCCGTGATGGTGCAGCAGGTGGCCCTCAGCGTGGTCGAGCTGTACCCTTACATCGAGTACATGAAGTACCTGCTGCCCGGTTCCATCACGCTGGCCATGTTCGTGGCGGTGATGATCGGCGGCGGAATCGTGTACATCGACGACAAGGCGCGCGGTGTGCACGAAGGGTACCTGGTAACGCCCATCACCAAACTGGAGTTGGTGATGGGGCTGAACCTGGCCGGAGCGTTGAAGGCGATCGGCTCCGGCATCGTCATCACCGTGATCGGGTCTCTGCTCTCCGGCATGGGGACGACCTTCCATCCCGTGCGGCTGCTGTGGCTGCTGCTGATGATCGTGCTCACCTCCACCGCCTTCATCTGCATGATGTCCATGATCATGGCGCGGGTGGACGACCCGCTGGTGCCGCGCGCCATCTTCGGCATCCTGAACACGCTGCTGTTCTTCCCCAGCGGCGCCATCTACCCGGTGGCGGCGTTTCCGGCATGGCTGCGCGCCATTGCTACCATCGATCCCTTCACCTACGCAGTGCACGGGTTCAAGGCGCTGCTGCTGAAGGAGGCCGGGCTGGCAGCGATCTGGCCGGACCTGCTGTATCTGTCGGTGTTCACCGCCGTGACCCTGGGGGCAACGACGGCGCTGTTCAAGCGGACGCTGTAA
- the arcC gene encoding carbamate kinase, translating into MPKTMLIAVGGNSLIRAGEKGTDGEQLANTRRTAAAILGLIRDGYHLVITHGNGPQVGADLLRSERASDQVPSHTLDVCGAATQGEIGYLLCQSLDDELAAAGLHVPVVSVVTQTVVSRDDPAMQHPSKPIGPFYSRSDAEEKKRQFGWAIVEDAARGYRRVVPSPEPIEIVEQEVIRGLVNAGVLVVACGGGGIPVVRENGKLLGVEAVIDKDRASALLASELGVDIFAISTDTDFVYLDYKKPTQRPITVATAAEMEAHHKEGHFPPGNMGPKIESVLRFLRDGGKEAVITSYEHLYEAVAGRTGTRIVPGTRAVTREEREHEISTIGR; encoded by the coding sequence GTGCCCAAGACAATGCTGATCGCGGTCGGCGGCAACTCCCTGATCCGTGCCGGGGAAAAGGGGACCGACGGCGAGCAGTTGGCGAACACGCGGCGGACCGCGGCGGCCATCCTCGGACTCATCCGCGACGGCTACCACCTGGTGATCACGCACGGCAACGGCCCGCAGGTCGGGGCCGACTTGCTGCGGTCGGAGCGCGCCTCCGACCAGGTACCGAGCCACACCCTCGACGTCTGCGGGGCGGCCACGCAGGGCGAGATCGGCTACCTGTTGTGCCAGTCGCTCGACGATGAACTGGCGGCGGCGGGCCTGCACGTGCCGGTGGTGAGCGTGGTGACGCAAACGGTGGTCTCGCGAGACGATCCCGCCATGCAGCACCCCAGCAAACCCATCGGGCCTTTCTACTCGCGCTCCGACGCCGAGGAGAAAAAGCGGCAGTTCGGCTGGGCCATCGTGGAGGACGCGGCGCGCGGCTACCGCCGCGTGGTGCCATCGCCGGAGCCCATCGAGATCGTCGAGCAGGAGGTCATCCGCGGCCTGGTGAACGCCGGCGTGCTGGTGGTGGCCTGCGGCGGCGGCGGCATCCCCGTGGTGCGGGAGAACGGCAAGCTGCTGGGGGTGGAGGCGGTGATCGACAAAGACCGCGCCTCGGCGCTGCTGGCCTCGGAACTGGGCGTGGACATCTTCGCCATCTCCACCGACACCGATTTCGTCTATCTCGACTACAAGAAGCCAACCCAGCGGCCGATCACGGTCGCTACGGCGGCCGAGATGGAGGCCCACCACAAGGAAGGCCATTTTCCGCCCGGCAACATGGGCCCCAAGATCGAGTCGGTACTGCGCTTCCTGCGCGACGGGGGCAAGGAAGCGGTCATCACCTCGTACGAACATCTCTACGAGGCGGTGGCCGGACGCACCGGCACCCGCATCGTCCCCGGAACCCGAGCCGTTACCCGAGAAGAACGGGAGCACGAGATCTCAACGATCGGCAGGTGA
- a CDS encoding efflux RND transporter periplasmic adaptor subunit: protein MNQRNRIFALLGVLLVIAALYYWFSAPHSNDIVLIGTVDANQVAVSSKILGRIEKLNVDEGSQVQAGDVIAVLDTAELEAQQRAAKEAVSSMESKVAETRHSEVQTQGESRSGLANVQARLQAARASLRQAEAQLVKVETDNRRTVALAEQGVASKQDLDRSNADLTAQRAAVASLRDQVRAAQADVATAQARLHLIEVARSTVVSTEAQTKQAQAQLNEAETRLGYTSVLAPISGTVSVRVARQGEVVNPGEPIVTIVDLSDTWVRAYMPETEATNIGIGEMVRVKLPSGDIVKGKVILKGAEADFATQRDVGRSKRDIKTVGLKISVPNPNRSLVPGMTADVLISPDQLKAHTRTEAEAQSK from the coding sequence ATGAACCAACGCAACCGGATCTTCGCGCTGCTGGGCGTCCTGCTGGTGATCGCCGCGCTCTACTACTGGTTCTCGGCGCCGCACTCCAACGACATCGTGCTCATCGGGACGGTGGACGCCAACCAGGTAGCTGTGAGCTCCAAGATCCTGGGCCGGATCGAGAAGCTGAACGTGGACGAAGGCAGCCAGGTGCAGGCCGGCGACGTGATTGCCGTGCTCGACACGGCCGAACTCGAAGCACAGCAGCGAGCCGCCAAGGAGGCGGTCTCGAGCATGGAGTCGAAGGTGGCGGAGACGCGCCACAGCGAAGTGCAGACGCAGGGTGAATCGCGCAGCGGCCTGGCGAACGTGCAGGCGCGGCTTCAGGCCGCGCGAGCGTCCTTGCGCCAGGCGGAAGCGCAACTGGTGAAGGTCGAGACGGACAATCGGCGTACCGTCGCCCTGGCCGAACAGGGCGTCGCCTCGAAGCAGGACCTCGACCGGTCGAACGCCGACCTGACCGCGCAACGAGCGGCGGTCGCGTCGCTGCGGGACCAGGTGCGCGCGGCGCAGGCCGATGTGGCTACCGCGCAGGCGCGCCTGCACCTGATCGAAGTGGCGCGGAGCACCGTGGTCTCCACCGAGGCGCAGACCAAGCAGGCCCAGGCGCAACTCAACGAAGCGGAGACGCGGCTGGGATACACCAGCGTGCTCGCTCCGATCTCCGGCACGGTTTCCGTGCGGGTAGCACGCCAGGGAGAAGTGGTGAACCCCGGCGAGCCCATCGTCACCATCGTGGACCTGAGCGACACCTGGGTGCGCGCCTACATGCCCGAGACCGAGGCGACCAACATCGGCATCGGCGAGATGGTGCGCGTGAAGCTTCCTTCCGGCGACATCGTGAAGGGCAAGGTGATCCTGAAAGGCGCGGAAGCGGATTTCGCCACCCAGCGCGACGTCGGCCGCAGCAAGCGCGACATCAAGACGGTCGGGCTCAAGATCAGCGTGCCCAACCCGAACCGATCACTGGTGCCCGGAATGACGGCGGATGTGCTCATCTCCCCCGATCAATTGAAGGCCCACACGCGCACGGAAGCGGAGGCGCAGTCGAAATGA
- the argF gene encoding ornithine carbamoyltransferase, with product MTNDFLSIRDFTPHEIRQLLDLARHIKAHPLDYSKVLEGKTLALIFEKPSLRTRVSFDVGIQQLGGFSVYLSPAEISLGKRESVHDVAKNLERMVQGIMIRTFAHEIVERMAEHAAVPVINGLTDFSHPCQAMADYLTIEEVKGRIAGLKVAYIGDGNNVAHSLMFAGAQLGAHVWIATPPGYEPSADAVKWALVRGVQTGATCALTHDPAEAAQNADVIYTDVWTSMGQESETEIRRYVFSGYRVDAALFARAKHDAIFMHCLPAHRGDEVTDDVIDSLHSVVFQQAENRLHAQKAILFELMKDISVESPREAQKTPALELVK from the coding sequence ATGACGAACGACTTCCTCTCCATCCGGGACTTCACGCCCCACGAGATCCGGCAACTGCTGGACCTGGCGCGGCACATCAAGGCGCACCCGCTGGACTACAGCAAGGTGCTCGAGGGCAAGACGCTGGCGCTGATCTTCGAGAAGCCGTCATTGCGCACACGGGTGAGCTTCGACGTCGGCATCCAGCAGCTGGGCGGGTTTTCCGTGTACCTGTCACCGGCGGAAATCAGCCTGGGCAAGCGGGAGTCGGTGCACGATGTGGCCAAGAACCTGGAGCGCATGGTGCAGGGGATCATGATCCGCACCTTCGCGCACGAGATCGTGGAGCGCATGGCGGAGCACGCCGCCGTCCCTGTGATCAATGGGCTGACGGATTTCAGCCACCCGTGCCAGGCCATGGCCGACTACCTGACCATCGAAGAGGTCAAGGGGAGGATCGCCGGGCTGAAGGTCGCGTATATCGGGGACGGCAACAACGTGGCGCACTCGCTGATGTTCGCGGGAGCGCAACTGGGCGCGCACGTGTGGATCGCGACGCCGCCGGGGTACGAGCCCAGCGCCGACGCAGTGAAGTGGGCGCTGGTGCGCGGGGTGCAGACTGGAGCCACGTGCGCGCTCACGCACGACCCCGCCGAAGCGGCACAAAACGCCGACGTCATCTACACCGACGTGTGGACCAGCATGGGCCAGGAGTCGGAAACGGAGATCCGGCGCTACGTTTTCTCGGGGTATCGCGTGGATGCGGCCCTGTTCGCGCGCGCCAAGCACGACGCCATCTTCATGCACTGCCTGCCTGCCCACCGCGGCGACGAGGTGACCGACGACGTCATCGACTCACTGCACTCGGTGGTCTTCCAGCAGGCGGAGAACCGCCTGCACGCGCAGAAGGCGATCCTGTTCGAGCTGATGAAGGACATTTCTGTGGAATCGCCGCGAGAAGCGCAGAAAACGCCGGCCTTGGAGCTGGTGAAGTGA
- the pyrB gene encoding aspartate carbamoyltransferase has protein sequence MQTDTIPRSTTNGGSGQDTTRLKHVVESQQFTVPLLMELFDRSRGMEHVVERGGTLDYQNRIMATLFYEPSTRTRFSFEAAMHRLGGRVLSTEHARAFSSEMEGEQVEDSIRIIGGYSDVIVIRHHTEGGAKRASEVSPVPVINAGDGEGGQHPTQALLDLYTIYRERPLDGLSVAFIGELDKGRTARSLAYLLAKFERVKIYFVAPAELQMKQDILEYLDRHGVRYELASQIDGIVGEVDVVYQTRIRPERVADVQALRRFAIDSSVLPRMKRNAMILHPLPRTVELDKTVDSDPRALYFRQATNGLYVRMALLTMLLDR, from the coding sequence ATGCAGACTGACACCATCCCGCGGAGCACGACAAACGGAGGCAGCGGACAGGACACGACGCGGCTGAAGCACGTCGTCGAGTCGCAGCAGTTCACCGTGCCGCTGCTGATGGAGCTGTTCGACCGCTCGCGCGGCATGGAGCATGTGGTGGAGCGCGGGGGCACGCTGGACTACCAGAACAGGATCATGGCCACCCTGTTCTATGAGCCCTCGACGCGCACCCGCTTCTCCTTCGAGGCGGCCATGCACCGGCTGGGCGGGCGCGTGCTCTCCACGGAGCACGCGCGCGCGTTCTCGTCGGAGATGGAGGGAGAGCAGGTCGAGGACTCGATCCGCATCATCGGCGGATACTCCGACGTGATCGTCATCCGGCATCACACGGAAGGCGGGGCAAAGCGGGCTTCGGAGGTCTCGCCGGTGCCGGTGATCAACGCCGGCGACGGCGAGGGCGGGCAGCATCCCACGCAGGCGCTGCTCGACCTGTACACCATCTACCGCGAGCGCCCGCTGGACGGGCTCAGCGTGGCCTTCATCGGTGAGCTCGACAAGGGACGGACCGCGCGTTCGCTGGCGTACTTGCTGGCAAAGTTCGAGCGGGTGAAGATCTATTTCGTCGCTCCCGCGGAATTACAGATGAAACAGGACATCCTGGAGTACCTCGACCGCCACGGTGTCCGATACGAGCTGGCGTCTCAAATCGACGGCATCGTGGGCGAAGTGGATGTCGTGTACCAGACGCGCATCCGTCCCGAGCGCGTGGCCGATGTGCAGGCACTGCGCCGCTTCGCCATCGATTCCAGCGTCCTGCCAAGAATGAAGCGGAACGCGATGATCCTGCACCCCCTGCCCCGCACCGTCGAGCTCGACAAGACCGTCGATAGCGACCCGCGCGCACTCTATTTCCGCCAGGCAACGAATGGGCTATACGTGCGCATGGCGCTGCTGACCATGCTGTTGGACAGGTAA
- the rocD gene encoding ornithine--oxo-acid transaminase, which produces MPPTIESTRTQELIELENTYGAHNYHPLDVVIERAEGVWVYDVEGKRYLDCLASYSAVNQGHCHPKILQTLVEQARKVTLTSRAFRNDQLPMLYKELHELTGYDMALPMNSGAEAVETAIKTARKWGYKVKGIPDGKAEVVVCANNFHGRTITAVSFSTDAQYRDGFGPFTPGFKVIPFGDSKALRDAITPHTCAFLVEPIQGEAGILIPPAGFLREAEAICRVNRVLLMCDEIQSGLGRTGKLFAYMHEGIKPDILIVGKALAGGFYPVSAVLASKEVLGVYKPGDHGSTFGGNPLGCAVARTALRVLVEEEMVERSAQLGAYFLDRLKSLRSPELKEVRGRGLWIGIEMTGKARPYCEALKEEGILCKETHDHVIRIAPPLVITREEIDWAFERIRKVIEKH; this is translated from the coding sequence ATGCCGCCCACGATCGAAAGTACCCGCACCCAGGAACTCATCGAACTGGAAAACACCTACGGCGCCCACAACTACCACCCGCTGGACGTGGTGATCGAGCGGGCCGAGGGCGTCTGGGTCTATGACGTCGAAGGCAAGCGCTACCTGGATTGCCTGGCATCGTACTCGGCGGTCAACCAGGGACACTGCCATCCCAAGATCCTGCAGACGCTGGTGGAACAGGCGCGGAAGGTCACGTTGACCTCGCGCGCCTTCCGCAACGACCAGTTGCCAATGCTCTACAAGGAGCTGCACGAGCTGACCGGCTACGACATGGCGCTGCCCATGAACTCGGGCGCCGAGGCGGTCGAAACCGCGATCAAGACGGCGCGCAAGTGGGGCTACAAGGTGAAAGGCATCCCCGACGGCAAGGCGGAGGTCGTGGTCTGCGCCAACAACTTCCACGGCCGCACCATCACCGCGGTCAGCTTCTCGACGGACGCGCAGTACCGCGACGGCTTCGGGCCGTTCACACCGGGCTTCAAGGTCATCCCCTTCGGCGACAGCAAGGCGCTGCGCGACGCCATCACGCCCCACACCTGCGCCTTCCTGGTGGAGCCCATCCAGGGCGAGGCCGGGATCCTCATTCCGCCGGCCGGCTTCCTGCGCGAGGCCGAGGCCATCTGCCGCGTGAACCGCGTGCTGCTGATGTGCGACGAGATCCAGTCGGGCCTGGGACGCACCGGCAAATTGTTCGCCTACATGCACGAGGGGATCAAACCCGACATCCTCATCGTCGGCAAGGCGCTGGCGGGCGGGTTCTATCCGGTCTCGGCGGTGCTGGCGTCGAAGGAGGTTCTGGGGGTGTACAAGCCGGGCGACCACGGCTCGACCTTCGGCGGCAACCCGCTGGGCTGCGCTGTCGCGCGCACCGCGCTGCGCGTGCTCGTCGAAGAGGAGATGGTGGAACGCTCGGCGCAACTGGGCGCGTACTTTCTCGACCGGCTGAAGTCGCTGCGCAGCCCCGAACTGAAGGAGGTGCGCGGCCGCGGGCTCTGGATCGGCATCGAGATGACAGGCAAGGCCCGGCCGTACTGCGAGGCCCTGAAGGAAGAAGGCATCCTGTGCAAGGAGACGCATGACCACGTCATCCGCATCGCGCCGCCGCTGGTCATCACCCGCGAGGAGATCGACTGGGCGTTCGAGCGGATCCGCAAGGTCATCGAGAAACATTGA
- a CDS encoding TetR/AcrR family transcriptional regulator: MPTQQRRNGKSRDAGQTREAILKAATAEFSREGVAGARTDEIARAAGVNKALLYYYFHDKESLYGAVLDHAFGTIYPRLAGILDSDLSCREKILGYAGTHFDALAQNPAFCRLVHNEMVRTGRGGSPHVARMGKRYLARLATRLQEVLRKGAADGAFRSVDPLQFSVSIAALNVFYFVAAPMFRAITGVEPFTPERIAARRAAVLDQIAHALFVPVKGSTRTRPRGQRKVKSV; encoded by the coding sequence ATGCCGACGCAACAACGCAGGAACGGGAAGAGCCGCGACGCCGGGCAGACGCGCGAGGCGATCCTGAAGGCCGCGACCGCCGAGTTCTCACGCGAGGGCGTGGCCGGCGCGCGCACGGACGAGATCGCCCGCGCGGCCGGCGTCAACAAGGCACTCCTCTATTACTACTTCCACGACAAGGAGTCGCTGTACGGGGCGGTGCTCGACCACGCATTCGGCACCATCTATCCGCGGCTGGCGGGCATCCTCGATTCCGATCTGTCCTGCCGGGAAAAAATCCTGGGATATGCCGGGACGCATTTTGACGCCTTGGCGCAAAACCCCGCGTTCTGCCGCCTGGTGCACAACGAAATGGTGCGCACCGGGCGAGGCGGCTCTCCCCATGTGGCAAGAATGGGCAAGCGTTACCTGGCGCGGCTGGCGACGCGATTGCAGGAAGTATTGCGCAAAGGCGCGGCGGACGGGGCCTTCCGCTCCGTCGACCCCCTCCAATTCTCGGTGTCCATCGCGGCCCTCAATGTTTTCTATTTCGTGGCCGCACCCATGTTCCGCGCCATCACGGGCGTGGAGCCGTTCACGCCGGAGCGCATCGCCGCCCGGCGGGCCGCCGTTCTCGACCAGATCGCGCACGCGCTGTTCGTCCCCGTCAAAGGGAGTACCAGGACGCGGCCCCGTGGCCAGAGGAAAGTGAAGAGTGTATGA
- a CDS encoding IS1595 family transposase, with product MTLLDLNRMFDTDDKCREILTKLRWPHGVECPRCKSKDILWIHSRKQFDCRECEYQFSVLSGTIFNDSHLPLQTWFTVTLLLCEARKGISANQIKRTIGVSYKTAWYLCHRLRAAMKEARPMLDGTVEMDETYVGGKERGMGQKKNKEIVIGIRQRGGDLRFFHASDAKSGTLAQYIRDNVSTDVEVMVTDELPAYPKAMIKAGVHGSKHKTIRHRDKVYVQGDIHTNTVESAFSLLKRGIMGSWHKVSAKHLPAYLDEMTFRFNRRKNHDLFLDTLRHMVTAPTLTFERLTA from the coding sequence ATGACTCTCCTAGACCTCAATCGGATGTTCGATACCGACGACAAATGCCGCGAAATCCTTACGAAACTTCGCTGGCCTCATGGCGTTGAATGCCCTCGCTGCAAGAGCAAAGACATTCTGTGGATTCATTCTCGCAAACAATTCGACTGCCGCGAATGTGAGTACCAATTTTCCGTTTTGTCCGGCACGATCTTTAACGACTCGCACCTTCCGCTGCAAACGTGGTTCACCGTTACTCTTCTGCTCTGCGAGGCGCGTAAGGGAATCTCTGCTAATCAAATCAAGCGCACAATCGGAGTCAGCTACAAAACCGCATGGTATCTCTGCCACAGACTCCGCGCCGCCATGAAGGAAGCGCGTCCCATGCTGGATGGCACGGTAGAGATGGACGAAACGTATGTAGGTGGCAAAGAGCGCGGCATGGGGCAGAAGAAGAACAAGGAAATCGTCATCGGTATCCGGCAGCGCGGCGGAGATCTGCGGTTCTTCCATGCGTCGGACGCCAAGAGCGGCACGTTGGCGCAGTACATCAGAGATAACGTCAGCACCGATGTGGAAGTGATGGTCACCGACGAACTCCCTGCCTATCCCAAAGCGATGATTAAAGCCGGGGTCCATGGGTCGAAGCACAAAACCATCCGGCATCGAGACAAGGTTTACGTCCAAGGTGATATTCACACCAACACAGTCGAAAGCGCATTCTCTCTGCTCAAGCGCGGCATCATGGGAAGCTGGCACAAGGTCAGTGCCAAGCATCTCCCCGCCTACTTGGACGAAATGACGTTCCGGTTTAACCGCCGCAAGAATCACGATCTATTCCTCGATACCCTGCGCCACATGGTTACCGCGCCCACGCTCACGTTCGAAAGGCTTACTGCGTGA
- a CDS encoding cyclic 2,3-diphosphoglycerate synthase yields MKKVVILGAAGRDFHNFNVVFRHDPAYQVIAFTATQIPDIAGRSYPPELAGPLYPKGIPILEEKELEKIIHEHDVDVTVFSYSDISHQNLMHLGSRAVAAGADFWLLGARRTQLAAKVPVISVCAVRTGCGKSPVSRAVAAELRRLGWKPVVVRHPMPYGNLVAQAVQRFATLEDLERHKCTIEEREEYEPHIVNGTTVYAGVDYEAILRQAENEADVILWDGGNNDTPFYRSDLEIVVADPHRPGHELAYYPGEVNLRRAQVVIINKVDTAAIECVDVVRRNVRLNNPAAKVIETACRVNVADPEQVRGKRVLVVEDGPTLTHGEMPYGAGVVAARQCGAAELVDPRPYAVGSIRTTYEKYPHMNRLLPAMGYSDMQRHELEETINSVPCDLVLVATPVDLARIIKLNKPAVRVTYEIECIARPTLAEVLVEFTSITAHQRLEAVAGAAL; encoded by the coding sequence ATGAAAAAGGTCGTCATTCTCGGAGCGGCGGGGCGCGATTTTCATAATTTCAACGTCGTGTTCCGCCACGATCCCGCTTACCAGGTCATCGCGTTCACCGCCACCCAGATCCCCGACATCGCCGGCCGCAGTTACCCGCCGGAACTGGCGGGGCCTCTATATCCCAAGGGCATCCCGATCCTGGAGGAAAAAGAGCTGGAGAAGATCATCCACGAGCACGACGTGGACGTGACCGTCTTCTCTTACAGCGACATCTCGCACCAGAACCTGATGCACCTGGGCTCGCGGGCGGTGGCGGCGGGCGCTGATTTCTGGCTGCTGGGCGCGAGGCGCACGCAGCTCGCGGCCAAGGTGCCGGTCATCAGCGTCTGTGCGGTGCGCACCGGATGCGGCAAGAGCCCGGTATCGCGCGCCGTGGCGGCGGAACTCCGGCGGCTGGGATGGAAGCCGGTGGTGGTGCGGCATCCCATGCCCTACGGCAACCTGGTGGCGCAGGCGGTGCAGCGCTTCGCGACGCTGGAAGACCTGGAGCGGCACAAGTGCACCATCGAGGAGCGGGAGGAGTACGAGCCGCACATCGTGAACGGCACGACCGTCTACGCGGGGGTGGACTATGAGGCCATCCTGCGGCAGGCGGAGAACGAGGCGGACGTCATCCTGTGGGACGGCGGCAACAATGACACGCCCTTTTACCGCTCCGATCTGGAGATCGTGGTGGCCGACCCGCACCGTCCCGGACACGAGCTGGCTTACTATCCGGGCGAGGTGAACCTGCGCCGGGCGCAGGTGGTGATCATCAACAAGGTGGATACCGCCGCCATCGAGTGCGTGGACGTGGTGCGGCGCAACGTGCGGCTGAACAATCCGGCGGCGAAGGTGATCGAGACGGCGTGCCGCGTCAACGTGGCGGACCCGGAGCAGGTCCGCGGCAAACGCGTGCTGGTGGTGGAGGACGGCCCGACGCTTACCCACGGCGAGATGCCGTACGGAGCGGGCGTGGTAGCGGCGCGGCAGTGCGGCGCCGCCGAGCTGGTTGACCCGCGGCCCTATGCGGTGGGCTCCATCCGCACCACCTACGAAAAGTATCCCCACATGAACCGGCTGCTGCCCGCCATGGGCTACAGCGACATGCAGCGCCATGAGCTGGAAGAGACCATCAACAGCGTGCCCTGCGACCTGGTACTGGTGGCCACGCCGGTAGACCTGGCACGCATCATCAAGCTGAACAAACCCGCGGTGCGCGTGACCTACGAGATCGAGTGCATCGCCAGGCCGACGCTGGCCGAGGTGCTCGTCGAATTCACCAGCATCACCGCGCACCAAAGGCTGGAAGCGGTTGCGGGAGCGGCGTTATGA
- a CDS encoding ATP-binding cassette domain-containing protein, producing the protein MSSAPRGPIQARPLNGDQPAIEVEHIVKKFGDFTAVDDVSFQVGEGEVFGLLGPNGAGKSTLIRMMTTLIPITSGRACVGGHDAARDPDGVRHSIGVIPQAMTSDLDLSVYENLSIFAKLYGVPAEQRASVIDDLLAMVDLTKWRDADVKTLSGGMRRRAEIARGLVHSPSIFVLDEPTTGLDPVSRVAVWEMITNLRKKRNLTMLITTHYMDEADRLCDRIAIVDHGKLVALDTPMALKQSVPGSTVIEAQFTNAPQDWPQQLQRLPGVRAVQPEAADMYRVLTDDGSKTTTAMVESAVRESVEVKSLSVQGTTLDDVFVHYTGRALRDETKRAFAYIPPPLQR; encoded by the coding sequence ATGAGCAGCGCTCCCAGGGGACCGATCCAGGCCAGGCCGCTCAACGGCGACCAGCCGGCCATCGAGGTCGAGCACATCGTGAAGAAGTTCGGCGACTTCACGGCGGTGGACGACGTCTCGTTCCAGGTCGGCGAGGGAGAAGTATTCGGCCTGCTGGGCCCGAACGGAGCCGGCAAGAGCACGCTGATCCGCATGATGACCACGCTCATCCCCATCACCTCGGGGCGAGCCTGCGTCGGCGGGCACGACGCGGCCCGCGATCCGGACGGCGTGCGGCATTCGATCGGCGTCATCCCCCAGGCCATGACCAGCGACCTGGACCTGAGCGTGTACGAGAACCTGTCCATCTTCGCCAAGCTCTACGGCGTGCCCGCGGAGCAGCGGGCAAGCGTAATCGATGATCTGCTCGCCATGGTGGACCTCACCAAGTGGCGCGACGCCGACGTGAAGACGCTCAGCGGCGGCATGCGGCGGCGGGCGGAGATCGCGCGCGGGCTGGTGCACAGCCCCAGCATCTTCGTCCTCGACGAGCCCACGACCGGCCTGGATCCCGTGTCGCGCGTGGCGGTGTGGGAGATGATCACCAATCTCCGGAAAAAGCGGAACCTCACCATGCTGATCACGACGCATTACATGGATGAAGCCGACCGGCTGTGCGACCGCATCGCCATCGTGGATCACGGGAAACTGGTGGCGCTGGACACGCCCATGGCCCTGAAGCAGTCGGTGCCGGGAAGCACCGTGATCGAAGCCCAATTCACGAACGCGCCGCAGGACTGGCCGCAGCAGCTTCAGCGCCTGCCCGGCGTGCGCGCCGTCCAGCCCGAGGCGGCCGACATGTACCGCGTGCTCACCGACGACGGCTCGAAGACCACCACGGCGATGGTGGAGAGCGCCGTGCGCGAGAGCGTCGAGGTGAAGTCGCTCTCCGTGCAGGGCACCACGCTGGACGACGTATTCGTGCACTACACCGGGCGAGCGCTGCGCGACGAGACGAAGCGCGCCTTCGCCTACATCCCGCCGCCGCTGCAGCGATAG